A genome region from Gemmatimonadota bacterium includes the following:
- a CDS encoding cystathionine gamma-lyase, protein MRDATRIVRAGAPPASQGAPFLPGPTFASVFHLAGDPASAPYQYGRFHNPTWSAFEAALTELEGGPALVFPSGMAATYAVMATLVGPGARLVMTGDAYYTARGVAQRHLVPRGIDVVLAADAAALRAALPGAQVVWVETPSNPLLEVYDIRALAAAAREAGALLVVDNTTPTVGGQTPLTLGADVSVASDTKALCGHSDVVLGHVAVRDPAHAERLRVWRTETGAIAGPMEVWLAHRSLGSLDVRLERMCANALGVATWLQARPDVLQTLYPGLPDHPGHEVARSQMQRFGPVVSFELRSAAAAHAFLASSALIHEATSFGGLHTSGERRARWGGDPVGPGFIRLSLGCEHLDDLLEDFAQALEHAAAVQA, encoded by the coding sequence ATGCGTGACGCCACCCGTATCGTCCGCGCCGGAGCCCCACCGGCCTCGCAGGGCGCGCCCTTCCTGCCCGGGCCGACCTTCGCCTCCGTCTTCCACCTGGCCGGGGACCCCGCCAGCGCACCCTACCAGTACGGCCGCTTCCACAACCCGACCTGGTCGGCCTTCGAGGCCGCGCTGACCGAGCTGGAGGGAGGCCCCGCCCTGGTGTTCCCCTCCGGGATGGCGGCCACGTACGCGGTGATGGCCACCCTGGTGGGGCCGGGCGCGCGCCTGGTGATGACCGGAGACGCCTACTACACGGCGCGCGGCGTGGCGCAGCGTCACCTGGTCCCGCGCGGGATCGACGTCGTCCTCGCGGCGGATGCGGCGGCCCTGCGCGCGGCCCTCCCCGGGGCGCAGGTGGTGTGGGTGGAGACGCCCAGCAATCCGCTCCTCGAGGTCTACGACATCCGCGCGCTGGCCGCCGCGGCGCGCGAGGCCGGCGCGCTCCTCGTGGTCGACAACACCACCCCCACGGTGGGTGGACAGACGCCGCTGACGCTCGGCGCCGACGTGTCGGTGGCGTCCGACACCAAGGCGCTCTGTGGTCACAGCGACGTCGTGCTGGGCCACGTGGCCGTGCGCGATCCCGCGCACGCCGAGCGGCTGCGCGTCTGGCGCACCGAGACCGGCGCCATCGCCGGGCCCATGGAGGTGTGGCTGGCCCACCGGTCGCTGGGCTCCCTGGATGTCCGCCTGGAGCGGATGTGCGCCAACGCGCTCGGCGTCGCGACCTGGCTCCAGGCGCGACCAGACGTTCTCCAGACGCTGTACCCGGGGCTTCCCGATCACCCGGGCCACGAGGTGGCCCGGTCGCAGATGCAGCGCTTCGGCCCCGTGGTGTCGTTCGAGCTGCGCAGCGCCGCGGCCGCGCACGCCTTCCTCGCATCCTCCGCCCTCATCCACGAAGCCACGAGCTTCGGAGGGCTACATACGAGCGGCGAACGGCGTGCGCGGTGGGGTGGGGACCCGGTCGGACCCGGCTTCATCCGCCTGAGCCTGGGGTGCGAGCACCTCGATGATCTGCTGGAGGACTTCGCGCAGGCGCTCGAGCACGCAGCCGCAGTGCAGGCCTGA
- a CDS encoding ABC transporter permease, which produces MADLKLALRTLARTPFVTAVAVLSLALGIGANTAIFSMFDQMLLRPLPVQEPDRLVNLANPGPKPGSTSCNQAGDCDEVFSYEMYRDLEQADIGFSSLAAHVLFQANLAMEGQTLNGEGLLVSGSYFPTLGVTPALGRLLSPEDDRTIGGHYVTVLGYGYWQRQLGGDPSVLNKTIVVNGETLTIVGVAPRGFGGTTLGAVPDLYVPLTMRGEMQTFFSGFDNRRSYWAYVFGRLQDGVTLDQASLRANAVYRNIVREVEAPLQTGMSDETMARFRDKELVLEAGTRGQSSLHGEVQTPLVLLMVITVMVLLIACANIANLLLARGAARSQEMAIRGSLGGNRVQLLRQLLVESVLLALLGGVASLLVARWTLAFVSSILPPEASSVVAVELRPMVILFAGVMSIGTGILFGIYPALHSTRPDLVTLLKSNAGQPSGSRAAARFRSSLVTAQLALSMTLLAAAGLFIKSLTNVSRVDLGLRTDNMVQFSVSPVLNGYEAERSRILFERIAEEMAALPGVSSVSSSLVPVLAGSNWGTDVNVQGFENGPDIDSNSRYNEVGTDYFATMGIALLSGREFTLADGRDAPRVAVVNETFTRKFGLNGAEAVGKFMASGGDDELDTEIVGVVADAKYSEVKDEIPPLFFRPYRQSENTGFQTFYVRTDGNPDAVQASVLSVLRRLDPNLPVEELKTLDQQRKENIILDRLIGMLAASFAVLATLLAAVGLYGVLAYTVSLRTREIGLRMALGADRGRVRGMVLRQVARMTVIGGVVGIVAAVLVGRAAGSLLYGLTGSDPLVIGAVTLLMAGVALLAAYLPAARASRVDPMVALRYE; this is translated from the coding sequence ATGGCCGACCTGAAGCTCGCCCTGCGCACGCTCGCCCGGACTCCGTTCGTCACCGCGGTGGCGGTTCTCTCGCTCGCCCTCGGGATCGGCGCCAACACGGCGATCTTCTCGATGTTCGACCAGATGCTGCTGCGCCCGCTCCCGGTCCAGGAGCCGGATCGGCTGGTCAACCTCGCCAACCCCGGGCCCAAGCCGGGGTCCACGTCGTGCAACCAGGCCGGAGACTGCGACGAGGTCTTCAGCTACGAGATGTACCGTGACCTGGAGCAGGCCGACATCGGCTTCTCCAGCCTGGCGGCCCACGTGCTCTTCCAGGCCAACCTGGCGATGGAGGGCCAGACGCTGAACGGCGAGGGGCTCCTGGTGTCGGGCTCCTACTTCCCCACGCTCGGGGTCACGCCGGCGCTCGGGCGGCTCCTGTCGCCGGAGGACGACCGGACCATCGGTGGCCACTACGTGACCGTGCTGGGCTACGGGTACTGGCAGCGGCAACTGGGCGGGGACCCGTCCGTGCTGAACAAGACGATCGTCGTCAACGGCGAGACCCTCACGATCGTCGGGGTGGCGCCGCGCGGATTCGGCGGGACCACCTTGGGAGCGGTGCCCGATCTCTACGTCCCGCTGACGATGCGGGGCGAGATGCAGACCTTCTTCAGTGGCTTCGACAACCGCCGGAGCTACTGGGCGTACGTGTTCGGGCGCCTCCAGGACGGAGTGACGCTGGACCAGGCGTCGCTGCGTGCCAATGCCGTCTATCGCAACATCGTGCGCGAGGTGGAGGCGCCGCTCCAGACGGGCATGAGCGACGAGACCATGGCGCGCTTCCGCGACAAGGAGCTGGTGCTCGAGGCCGGCACCCGCGGCCAGAGCTCCCTGCATGGAGAGGTGCAGACGCCCCTGGTGCTCCTGATGGTCATCACGGTGATGGTGCTGCTCATCGCCTGCGCAAACATCGCCAACCTGTTGTTGGCGCGCGGTGCGGCCCGCAGCCAGGAGATGGCCATCCGCGGATCGTTGGGCGGCAACCGTGTCCAGCTCCTGCGCCAGCTCCTGGTGGAGTCCGTGCTGCTGGCGCTCCTGGGCGGCGTGGCCAGTCTGCTGGTGGCACGCTGGACGCTGGCCTTCGTGAGCTCGATCCTGCCGCCGGAGGCATCCAGCGTGGTTGCGGTCGAGCTCCGCCCCATGGTGATCCTGTTCGCCGGGGTCATGTCGATCGGGACCGGGATCCTCTTCGGGATCTACCCGGCGTTGCACAGCACCCGACCCGACCTGGTGACGCTGCTCAAGTCGAATGCCGGGCAGCCGTCCGGATCACGGGCGGCCGCGCGCTTCCGCTCCTCGCTCGTGACCGCCCAGCTCGCATTGTCGATGACCTTGCTGGCGGCTGCGGGCCTCTTCATCAAGAGCCTCACGAACGTGAGCCGCGTGGACCTGGGCCTGCGCACGGACAACATGGTGCAGTTCTCGGTCTCGCCCGTGCTGAACGGGTACGAGGCGGAGCGCTCCCGCATCCTCTTCGAGCGCATCGCCGAGGAGATGGCGGCCCTGCCCGGCGTGAGCAGCGTCTCCAGCTCGCTCGTGCCCGTGCTGGCGGGCAGCAACTGGGGGACCGACGTCAACGTGCAGGGGTTCGAGAACGGACCCGACATCGATTCCAACTCGCGCTACAACGAAGTGGGAACCGACTACTTCGCCACGATGGGGATCGCGCTGCTGTCCGGGCGTGAGTTCACGCTGGCGGACGGGCGGGACGCGCCCAGGGTCGCCGTCGTCAACGAAACGTTCACGCGCAAGTTCGGGCTGAACGGCGCCGAGGCGGTGGGCAAGTTCATGGCCAGCGGCGGAGACGACGAGCTGGACACCGAGATCGTGGGCGTGGTCGCGGACGCCAAGTACAGCGAGGTGAAGGACGAGATCCCCCCGCTGTTCTTCCGTCCGTACCGTCAGAGCGAGAACACCGGCTTCCAGACCTTCTACGTGCGCACCGACGGCAACCCGGACGCGGTGCAGGCGTCGGTCCTGTCCGTCCTGCGTCGCCTCGACCCCAATCTACCGGTCGAGGAGCTGAAGACGCTCGACCAGCAGCGGAAGGAGAACATCATCCTCGATCGACTGATCGGGATGCTGGCCGCGTCCTTCGCGGTGCTGGCCACGCTGCTCGCCGCCGTGGGGCTCTACGGCGTGCTGGCGTACACGGTGTCCTTGCGCACGCGGGAGATCGGGCTCCGGATGGCGCTGGGAGCGGACCGCGGCCGCGTGCGCGGCATGGTGCTGCGCCAGGTGGCGCGCATGACGGTCATCGGGGGCGTGGTGGGCATCGTGGCCGCGGTCCTCGTGGGCCGCGCCGCCGGCTCGCTGCTCTACGGGCTGACGGGCTCCGATCCGCTCGTGATCGGAGCCGTGACGCTCCTCATGGCCGGCGTGGCGTTGCTCGCGGCCTACCTGCCTGCAGCGCGCGCCTCGCGCGTCGATCCCATGGTTGCGCTCCGCTACGAATGA
- a CDS encoding NAD(P)/FAD-dependent oxidoreductase, which yields MSTLIVGAGPAGLAVAAGLAARGRPYTIVERGARVAESWHHHYDRLCLHTVKELSALPGLGFPEHYPRYVPREQLAAYYGAYATHHGIEPRFGVEVTAILRSGSGWRVEVAEGAAFDADAVVLATGVNRVPVRPTFRGESSFQGTIEHSRSYRRPDPYRGRRVLIVGMGNTGAEIALDLCDAGVDVALSVRGPVNIVPREVWGRPTQRTAILLGRLPEGLGDRLGVLLRRLTVGDLSRWGIRTPALPPVRQLRLQGKTPVIDLGTVAHIRAGRIPVHGAIDRFVPEGLTFQGGRTAPFDAVLLATGYRPGVESFFADTDGLLDRNGLPGFVVGTGRWEGLFLVGFDAYQPGGVLRTIVGQSRAVVEALDARGVG from the coding sequence GTGTCCACATTGATCGTGGGTGCCGGCCCGGCCGGGCTCGCCGTGGCGGCCGGGTTGGCCGCGCGCGGCCGCCCGTACACGATCGTGGAGCGCGGCGCTCGGGTGGCGGAGTCGTGGCACCACCACTACGACCGGCTCTGCCTGCACACGGTCAAGGAGCTCTCCGCCCTGCCGGGCCTGGGGTTCCCGGAGCACTATCCGCGGTACGTGCCCCGCGAGCAGCTGGCCGCGTACTACGGTGCGTACGCGACGCACCATGGGATCGAGCCCCGATTCGGCGTCGAGGTGACGGCCATCCTACGGTCGGGCAGCGGGTGGCGCGTGGAGGTGGCGGAAGGCGCGGCCTTCGACGCGGACGCGGTGGTGCTGGCCACGGGGGTGAATCGCGTCCCGGTCCGCCCCACCTTCAGGGGTGAATCCTCGTTCCAGGGCACGATCGAGCACAGCCGGTCCTACCGGAGGCCCGATCCCTACCGGGGCCGCCGGGTGCTGATCGTCGGGATGGGCAACACGGGCGCGGAGATCGCGCTGGACCTCTGCGATGCCGGCGTCGACGTGGCGCTCTCCGTGCGCGGGCCCGTCAACATCGTTCCGCGTGAGGTGTGGGGGCGTCCCACGCAGCGTACGGCCATCCTGCTCGGGCGGCTGCCGGAAGGGCTCGGCGATCGCCTGGGCGTGCTGCTCCGGCGCCTGACGGTGGGGGACCTGTCCCGCTGGGGCATCCGCACCCCCGCGCTTCCTCCGGTCCGGCAGCTGCGGCTGCAGGGCAAGACGCCCGTGATCGACCTGGGCACCGTGGCCCACATCCGCGCCGGTCGCATTCCCGTCCATGGCGCCATCGATCGATTCGTCCCGGAGGGCTTGACCTTCCAGGGCGGCCGCACCGCTCCGTTCGACGCCGTCCTGCTGGCCACCGGGTACCGCCCTGGTGTCGAGTCCTTCTTCGCAGACACGGACGGCTTGTTGGACCGCAACGGTCTGCCCGGCTTCGTGGTGGGGACGGGGCGGTGGGAGGGGCTGTTCCTCGTGGGCTTCGACGCGTATCAGCCCGGGGGCGTCCTGCGGACCATCGTCGGGCAGTCCAGAGCCGTCGTGGAGGCGTTGGACGCGCGCGGCGTCGGCTAG